The proteins below come from a single Aegilops tauschii subsp. strangulata cultivar AL8/78 chromosome 6, Aet v6.0, whole genome shotgun sequence genomic window:
- the LOC109756719 gene encoding uncharacterized protein, translated as MRTQRAGSDRAPHLPPPPPPMPAVGARRSTRVFLPRAHKQAPRPPEPARVTRSAKRLAVSSHRHSHSHWLGWERAADISDDDDGEDDEGPKPRTPSPEPPMSPRSFGAVYRRKRRERPPLAKPEDFGDAGSGRRFGIVFTRKHKRPKLAPFSHAGGGDILCSSSREFASRAGLLEDAHFLDGAAGSRSAVLVVLVEASCPGSSSRFSRFLLPVLLWLRRRQRSHVRSLGSFLLASPAVNTAFASHGTHFIRLQRQRASALLQRPTVNCGWCELRGADPSRQPVLSLNFSALPSYFQGLHSVIALRFIYLPAVIRRAMGLVGGAEEESCSRDHLEVDFGGSPSTGDATPAAGSYGAVQDYVPLEQAPGVVLHGLRLKKHQRKRSSMRHPLSRRRRLTVRFSDKEFGVKEGTMTSQTELQKPALTGGPEVSEEPVQPKPAMEISLDLLENMDDSDVSTPMGPGGKQKRSFFKSPVDRTSERLALSEVRQNIDTFRCKANLLIIQADRCWREEGAEVMLELSNSNGWCVAVKLHGVTRVSLKPSEQRFYVVNRHTHAYVWAVEDGWKLEFPDKWDWLLFKELHIEGRERNSQGKIIPIPGVHEVSDGMGGTVADPFSRPVPDYIRTADDEVARALSRDSAYDMDSEDEEWLIQLKHGASDRRRTRLSQISYEDFEKLITLFEKDAYNNPEEANDVDQLLSRHPALGKGDNVLAIYEYWINKRDKKGTPLLRIFQGAPAVRRGRLSQKSSVKKKRSVKRPQRSQPGRGKPGFFLQGGEGEALQRVVEADRAAKQAVEKAVQLRSRAQALMERANLAAYKSVMAVRIAEAASVSNKCRDFVWRSLD; from the exons ATGAGGACGCAGCGCGCCGGATCTGACCGCGCACCGCATCtccctccgcctccaccgcccatGCCGGCCGTCGGGGCGCGGCGCTCCACGCGCGTCTTCCTGCCCCGGGCGCACAAGCAGgccccgcgcccgccggagcccgccaGGGTCACGCGCTCCGCCAAGCGCCTCGCCGTCTCCTCCCACCGCCACTCCCACTCCCACTGGCTCGGGTGGGAGCGCGCCGCCGACatcagcgacgacgacgacggcgaggATGACGAGGGCCCCAAGCCGCGCACGCCGTCGCCCGAGCCGCCCATGTCGCCGAGGTCCTTTGGGGCCGTATACAGACGCAAGCGCCGCGAGAGGCCGCCGCTGGCCAAGCCGGAGGACTTcggcgacgccggcagcggcAGGAGGTTCGGGATAGTCTTCACCAGGAAGCACAAGCGGCCAAAGCTCGCCCCTTTCAGCCATGCCGGCGGCGGCGACATCCTGTGCTCCTCGTCCAGGGAGTTCGCTTCGAGGGCCGGGCTCCTTGAAGACGCTCATTTTCTGGATGGCGCTGCCGGCAGTCgcagcgccgtgctcgtcgtcctCGTGGAGGCGTCTTGCCCCGGGAGCTCGAGCCGGTTCTCGCGCTTCCTCCTGCCCGTGCTGCTGTGGCTGCGCCGGCGCCAGCGGAGCCATGTCCGGAGCCTGGGCTCGTTTCTTCTGGCATCACCGGCTGTCAACACCGCATTTGCGTCGCACGGGACGCACTTTATCAGGCTCCAGCGCCAGAGAGCC AGTGCACTGTTGCAGAGGCCTACGGTGAACTGCGGGTGGTGCGAGCTCCGCGGTGCCGACCCGTCCCGGCAGCCAGTGTTGTCGCTCAACTTCTCGGCGCTTCCTTCGTACTTCCAGGGCTTGCATTCCGTGATAGCTCTTCGTTTCATATATCTGCCAGCCGTGATTCGCCGGGCCATGGGTTTGGTTGGAGGAGCTGAAGAAGAATCGTGTTCTCGAGATCATCTGGAGGTGGACTTTGGTGGTTCTCCCAGCACCGGGGACGCCACACCTGCTGCTGGATCTTACGGAGCGGTTCAGGATTATGTGCCCCTTGAGCAAGCTCCGGGAGTAGTGCTGCATGGTCTGAGGCTGAAAAAGCACCAGAGGAAGCGAAGCTCGATGAGGCATCCCCTGAGCCGGCGCCGCCGTCTCACAGTGAGATTTTCTGACAAGGAATTTGGAGTGAAGGAGGGTACCATGACCTCTCAGACGGAACTGCAAAAGCCAGCATTGACTGGCGGCCCTGAGGTTTCCGAGGAACCTGTCCAGCCCAAGCCAGCAATGGAAATTTCTCTTGACCTGCTTGAGAACATGGATGACAGCGATGTCTCGACGCCCATGGGACCAGGTGGGAAGCAAAAGAGGTCTTTTTTCAAAAGCCCCGTTGATCGCACGAGTGAAAGGCTGGCTCTGTCCGAGGTTAGGCAGAATATAGACACCTTCCGCTGCAAAGCAAACCTCCTGATTATTCAGGCTGATAGGTGCTGGAGGGAAGAGGGAGCCGAGGTTATGCTGGAACTGTCAAACTCCAACGGGTGGTGCGTGGCTGTGAAGTTACATGGTGTCACCAGAGTCTCTCTCAAGCCTTCAGAGCAGAGGTTCTATGTGGTCAACCGGCACACGCATGCCTACGTCTGGGCAGTCGAAGATGGATGGAAGCTTGAGTTCCCTGACAAATGGGACTGGCTTTTGTTCAAAGAACTGCACATTGAGGGCCGGGAGCGCAATTCTCAGGGGAAGATTATCCCGATTCCAGGTGTGCATGAGGTTTCCGATGGCATGGGAGGGACTGTAGCAGATCCTTTCTCACGCCCTGTGCCAGACTACATCAGAACGGCGGATGATGAGGTTGCGCGGGCCCTCTCGAGAGACTCAGCTTATGACATGGACTCGGAGGATGAAGAGTGGCTCATTCAGCTGAAGCATGGGGCCTCCGATAGAAGACGCACCCGTCTGAGCCAGATTTCCTACGAAGATTTCGAGAAATTAATAACCTTGTTCGAGAAGGACGCCTACAATAACcctgaggaagctaatgatgtgGATCAGCTTCTCTCCAGGCATCCTGCTTTAGGCAAGGGTGACAATGTCCTTGCCATATATGAATACTGGATTAATAAGAGAGATAAGAAAGGCACACCACTGCTTAGGATATTTCAG GGTGCACCTGCTGTGAGGCGAGGGCGGCTCTCGCAGAAATCTTCTGTAAAAAAGAAGAGATCTGTGAAGAGACCACAAAGAAGCCAACCTGGCCGAGGAAAGCCTGGATTCTTCTTGCAAG GGGGCGAAGGGGAGGCCTTGCAGAGGGTGGTGGAAGCCGACCGCGCGGCGAAACAGGCCGTGGAGAAGGCCGTTCAGCTGCGCAGCAGGGCCCAGGCCCTCATGGAGAGGGCCAACCTGGCGGCGTACAAGTCGGTGATGGCCGTGAGGATCGCGGAGGCCGCGAGCGTGTCTAACAAGTGCCGGGATTTCGTGTGGAGGAGCCTCGACTAG
- the LOC109756736 gene encoding uncharacterized protein has product MRCILLWPLVNHPSIHPSLGCLFAMAPHLEKDKDDAATTPTMEEEEGEHHCHGDRPLLSACEHEQQQEQDADKPLPLPAKRRSSSLSRSSRSGEQGRDEEAVGPGGAARSLSFSRLFSSFRMMATSTTLDIDELAAAEDGCAALNPQQQQQWKPVCRTQSMPMTSISRRLPAHGSRKRVADSSSLRRFRVSSLSSAAPAPLPESSSPPSSPSPSEEEEVGEEEAVCRICMVALLEEEEEEGGGAAGAGDGVLKLECRCKGELALAHRRCALKWFRIKGNPNCDVCGHDVLNLPVTLRRVAAPPPPPPVAAGDNGTGSQEEGGTARRGFNRGVWRHGTVILVTVSMLAYFCFLEQLLVGDHGNAAAALAVSVPFAVVLGTFSALTTAGMASSRRYVWAYSALQFLLVVLFTHLFYRYVNLQAVIAIILSAFVGFGVAICANAVLLQAARWRAASVARRPPPASDLDIPQP; this is encoded by the exons atgcgATGCATCCTGCTGTGGCCTCTTGTtaatcatccatccatccatccatccttGGGGTGCTTGTTTGCCATGGCTCCTCATCTG GAGAAGGACAAGGACGACGCCGCGACCACGCCGAccatggaggaggaagagggggagcATCATTGTCATGGCGACCGGCCGCTGCTCTCGGCGTGTGAGCATGAGCAGCAGCAGGAACAGGATGCCGACAAGCCATTGCCATTGCCGGCGAAGAGGAGGAGCAGCAGCCTGAGCAGATCGTCAAGATCAGGCGAGCAGGGGCGGGATGAGGAGGCGGTTGGGCCCGGCGGCGCCGCACGGTCGCTGTCCTTCTCCAGGCTCTTCAGCAGCTTCAGGATGATGGCCACCTCCACCACCTTGGACATTGACGAGCTAGCAGCCGCTGAAGACGGCTGCGCAGCTCTCAaccctcagcagcagcagcagtggaagCCGGTGTGCCGGACGCAGTCGATGCCGATGACGAGCATTTCCAGGAGGCTCCCCGCTCATGGCAGCAGGAAGCGGGTGGCGGACTCGAGCTCCCTGCGCCGGTTCCGGGTGTCgtcgctgtcgtcggcggcgccCGCGCCATTGCCGGAATCGTCGTCGCCGCCCTCTTCGCCATCACCGTCGGAAGAAGAGGAggtgggggaggaggaggcggtgtgCCGGATCTGCATGGTGGCgctgctggaggaggaggaggaggaaggaggaggggcaGCAGGGGCCGGCGACGGCGTGCTGAAGCTGGAGTGCCGGTGCAAGGGCGAGCTGGCGCTGGCGCACCGCCGCTGCGCGCTCAAGTGGTTCCGCATCAAGGGCAACCCCAACTGCGACGTCTGCGGCCACGACGTCCTCAACCTCCCCGTCACCCTCCGCCGcgtcgccgcccctccccctcctcctcccgtCGCCGCCGGCGACAATGGCACCGGCAGCCAAGAAGAAGGAGGAACAGCACGGCGAGGATTCAACAGAGGGGTGTGGCGGCACGGCACGGTGATCCTGGTGACGGTGAGCATGCTGGCCTACTTCTGCTTCCTGGAGCAGCTGCTGGTGGGCGACCACGGcaacgcggcggcggcgctggccgtCTCCGTGCCCTTCGCCGTCGTGCTCGGCACCTTCTCCGCGCTCACCACCGCCGGGATGGCCTCCTCCCGCCGCTACGTGTGGGCCTACTCGGCGCTGCAGTTCCTGCTCGTCGTCCTCTTCACCCACCTCTTCTACCGCTACGTCAACCTCCAGGCCGTCATCGCCATCATCCTCTCCGCCTTCGTCGGCTTCGGCGTCGCCATCTGCGCCAACGCCGTGCTCCTCCAGGCCGCCCGCTGGAGGGCCGCCTCGGTCGCCCGCCGCCCCCCGCCGGCGTCGGACCTCGATATCCCTCAGCCATAG
- the LOC109756727 gene encoding protein disulfide isomerase-like 1-4, with amino-acid sequence MAAMPMPRSLLLILLLATPLLILPLAAAAVPTSNPDIDLEYLIKNAGLDDPTPATTATDPEDDGAPDFPGLDADYDDEDLFGDDDGPEEDSSHPSAADEAHVLLLTAANFTSVLAARRHVMVEFYAPWCGHCRALAPHYAAAAAALAEQGVDVALAKVDATEDHDLAQAHGVQGYPTLLFFIDGVPRDYAGERTKDAIVAWIGKKLGPAVQNLTTADEAEKIVTGDDVAVLAYLDHLSGAHSDELAAASRLEDTISFYQTTSPDVAKLFHIDPEAKRPSVVLLKKEEEKLTVFDGEFRASAIAEFVSANKIPLITTLTQETAPAIFDNPIKKQILLFAVAKESSKFLPIIKETAKSFKGKLLFVFVERDNEEVGEPVANYFGITGNETTVLAYTGNEDAKKFFFSGEISLDTIKEFAQDFLEDKLTPSYKSDPVPESNDEDVKVVVGKSLDQIVLDESKDVLLEVYAPWCGHCQSLEPIYNKLAKYLRGIDSLVIAKMDGTNNEHPRAKPDGFPTILFYPAGKKSFEPITFEGDRTVVEMYKFLKKHAAIPFKLKRPDSSGSTTEGEKSSGSNPKDEL; translated from the exons ATGGCGGCGATGCCGATGCCCCGGTCTCTCCTGCTGATCCTCCTCCTGGCCACCCCCTTACTCATcctccccctcgccgccgccgcagtCCCCACCTCCAACCCGGACATCGACCTCGAGTACCTCATCAAGAACGCCGGCCTCGACGACCCCACCCCTGCCACCACCGCCACCGACCCCGAGGACGACGGCGCTCCGGACTTCCCCGGCCTCGACGCCGACTACGACGACGAGGACCTCTTCGGCGACGACGACGGGccggaggaggactcctcccacCCCTCGGCGGCCGACGAGGCCCACGTGCTCCTCCTCACCGCCGCCAACTTCACCTCCGTCCTCGCCGCGCGCCGCCACGTCATGGTCGAGTTCTACGCGCCCTGGTGCGGCCACTGCCGCGCGCTCGCGCCCCactacgccgccgccgccgccgccctcgccgagcAGGGGGTCGACGTCGCGCTCGCCAAGGTGGACGCCACCGAGGACCACGACCTGGCGCAGGCGCACGGCGTGCAGGGCTACCCCACCCTCCTCTTCTTCATCGACGGCGTGCCCAGGGACTACGCCGGCGAGAGGACCAA GGACGCCATCGTAGCTTGGATCGGCAAGAAGCTGGGCCCTGCGGTGCAGAACCTCACCACCGCCGACGAGGCCGAGAAAATCGTCACCGGCGACGACGTGGCCGTGCTCGCCTACCTCGACCACCTCTCG GGTGCGCACAGCGATGAGCTTGCTGCCGCCTCGAGGCTGGAAGATACAATCAGCTTCTACCAGACCACCAGCCCTGACGTAGCCAAGCTTTTCCACATTGACCCGGAGGCAAAGCGCCCATCAGTAGTCCTGCTCAAGAAAGAGGAGGAGAAGTTGACCGTTTTTG ATGGCGAGTTCAGAGCTTCTGCGATTGCCGAGTTTGTTTCGGCCAACAAAATCCCATTGATCACCACACTCACACAGGAGACCGCCCCTGCGATTTTCGACAATCCGATCAAGAAGCAA ATTTTGCTATTTGCTGTTGCGAAGGAGTCCTCAAAATTTCTGCCCATCATTAAGGAAACAGCAAAGTCATTCAAGGGAAAG CTTTTATTTGTCTTTGTGGAGCGTGACAACGAGGAGGTTGGTGAACCTGTCGCCAATTACTTTGGAATTACTGGAAACGAGACCACG GTTCTTGCTTACACTGGGAATGAAGACGCTAAGAAGTTCTTCTTCAGTGGTGAAATATCACTGGACACCATTAAG GAATTTGCTCAAGATTTCCTGGAGGACAAGCTCACACCATCCTACAAGTCTGACCCAGTACCTGAATCT AATGATGAGGACGTCAAAGTTGTTGTTGGCAAGAGTCTAGATCAAATAGTACTGGACGAATCAAAAGATGTCCTTTTGGAG GTATATGCACCATGGTGTGGGCATTGTCAGTCGCTGGAGCCTATCTACAACAAGCTGGCCAAGTATCTCCGTGGCATCGACTCCCTTGTAATAGCCAAAATGGACGGCACAAACAATGAGCATCCTCGTGCCAAG CCCGATGGATTCCCCACGATACTCTTCTATCCAGCTGGGAAGAAAAGCTTTGAGCCT ATAACTTTCGAGGGGGACCGGACGGTGGTGGAGATGTACAAGTTCCTCAAGAAGCATGCCGCCATCCCTTTCAAGCTGAAGCGCCCGGACTCGTCAGGCTCGACGACCGAGGGCGAGAAGAGCTCCGGTTCGAACCCGAAGGACGAGTTGTAG
- the LOC141025421 gene encoding uncharacterized protein, translating into MPSFANCTKLRVLDVSSNNLVGQISVDLPAHLHKLLLSHNNLTGIIPTSLANITTLAAIDCRYNHIKGNIPSEFAHLSSLQYLYVGANQLAGRFPQTILNISTLTGLGLFLDGLSGELPPILCTSLPNLQILVLGGNFFVGNIPSSLTNSSNLYNIDLSELTKLSLLNLEENKLQAHSRVDWEFLDSLGNCTKLQIFSMTMNHLSVHVPSSLGNLSNQLQRLYLAKNQLSGNFPSIIANLPNLIGVALSGNHFTGVVPEWIGTLNTLQQIGLAANFFTGVIPSSFSNLSQLGSLSLYSNQFIGHIPPNFGNFPMLQYLDISNNNLHGTVPMEIFRIPSMIGIDLSFNNLDKQLPTNIGNAKQLVYFRYGCVFLTLAFYNVLHDIPDDDSEQLIQKQIIASGLDIDIGMALDIPNSAVWLDKESVQGTGLKYPMARSESPRLYPRIRRGGARFSLIFKKQPATCRSDRSR; encoded by the exons ATGCCGAGTTTTGCAAACTGCACAAAGCTCAGGGTGCTCGATGTTTCGTCTAACAACCTAGTCGGCCAAATTTCTGTTGATTTGCCCGCTCACCTTCACAAGCTACTTCTGTCACATAATAACCTTACTGGCATCATCCCAACTTCTCTTGCCAATATCACAACACTAGCTGCCATTGATTGCAGATATAATCACATCAAGGGAAATATCCCAAGTGAGTTTGCACATTTATCCAGCTTGCAGTACCTGTATGTAGGTGCCAATCAATTGGCAGGTAGGTTTCCGCAAACCATCTTGAATATTTCTACACTCACCGGCCTTGGCCTTTTTCTCGATGGTCTAAGTGGAGAGCTACCACCAATTCTCTGTACCTCTCTTCCCAATCTCCAGATACTTGTATTGGGTGGCAACTTCTTTGTAGGGAACATTCCTAGTTCACTCACTAATtcttccaatctatacaacatcGATTTGTCCGAACTTACCAAACTGTCGTTGTTGAATCTTGAAGAGAATAAACTCCAAGCACATAGCAGGGTAGACTGGGAGTTTTTGGATAGCTTAGGCAACTGCACGAAACTACAGATATTCTCCATGACTATGAATCATCTATCTGTGCATGTACCGAGTTCATTAGGTAACCTTTCCAATCAACTCCAGCGTCTATACTTGGCAAAGAATCAATTATCTGGAAATTTTCCTTCTATCATAGCAAACCTTCCCAACTTGATTGGTGTAGCATTGTCGGGGAATCACTTTACAGGTGTGGTTCCGGAGTGGATTGGAACACTCAACACATTGCAGCAAATAGGTTTAGCTGCAAACTTCTTTACAGGGGTCATTCCGTCATCCTTCTCAAACTTGTCTCAATTGGGATCGCTCTCTCTATACTCAAACCAGTTCATCGGCCACATACCaccaaactttggaaactttccAATGCTTCAATATTTGGACATTTCCAATAATAATCTTCATGGCACGGTTCCAATGGAGATCTTCAGAATCCCATCAATGATTGGAATAGATCTATCATTCAACAACCTCGATAAACAACTTCCTACCAACATTGGCAATGCCAAACAACTCGTATATTTTCG GTATGGATGTGTTTTCTTGACGTTGGCTTTCTATAATGTCCTACATGACATCCCCGACGATGATAGTGAACAGCTTATCCAAAAGCAAATCATCGCATCAG GCCTAGATATTGATATTGGCATGGCATTGGATATCCCGAATTCCGCTGTTTGGCTGGACAAGGAATCAGTACAAGGAACTGGGCTGAAATATCCGATGGCCCGCTCCGAAAGCCCGCGCCTCTATCCCCGAATTCGGAGGGGGGGGGCTCGATTTTCGTTGATATTCAAGAAGCAGCCCGCGACTTGCCGCTCCGACCGCTCCAGATAG
- the LOC109756744 gene encoding ferredoxin-thioredoxin reductase catalytic chain, chloroplastic — protein sequence MMSITSTAAAGTPLCRPSVSRGGRRSRCAVRAQAAGDGGAAADGASSEQKSLEIMRKFSEQYARRSSTFFCSDKSVTAVVIKGLADHKDQLGAPLCPCRHYDDKAAEAAQGFWNCPCVPMRERKECHCMLFLTPDNDFAGEDQAISLEEIKEATSKY from the exons ATGATGTCGATcacctccaccgccgccgccgggacTCCGCTCTGCCGGCCGTCCGTCTCCAGGGGTGGACGGCGGAGCAGGTGCGCCGTCCGAGCCCAAG CGGCCGGAGACGGTGGAGCCGCCGCCGACGGGGCGTCGTCGGAGCAGAAGTCTCTGGAGATAATGCGCAAGTTCTCGGAGCAGTACGCCCGCCGCTCCAGCACCTTCTTCTGCTCCGACAAGTCCGTCACCGCCGTCGTCATCAAG GGCCTTGCTGACCACAAGGATCAACTCGGAGCACCTCTCTGCCCCTGCAG GCATTACGACGACAAGGCCGCCGAGGCCGCGCAAGGGTTCTGGAACTGCCCGTGCGTCCCCATGCGAGAAAG GAAGGAGTGCCATTGCATGCTTTTCCTTACGCCCGACAACGATTTTGCCGGAGAGGACCAG GCCATCAGCTTGGAGGAGATCAAGGAGGCGACGTCCAAGTACTAA